A section of the Chelmon rostratus isolate fCheRos1 chromosome 16, fCheRos1.pri, whole genome shotgun sequence genome encodes:
- the LOC121620074 gene encoding uncharacterized protein LOC121620074: protein PRCLYCNNFCYEKQEVEKEYCSWTRSNRVCRCKEDFCCADNFCIRHTEFGPGHGVQTKGTSQSNTVCEECAEGFVSNSSCASGQIVLLPGSIYHDTMCGTCEDLGNGGMSRAFLSGFFSMHRMRVAKMCIINLAFFYEPPAPGPVHRGDPHLCQMSTGTHMAAHCTAATVTRCAPCKGELYTEPWNYLPCSICGPVSEIEMYDVL, encoded by the exons cccaggtgtctgtactgcaacaacttctgctatgagaagcaggaggtggagaaggagt ATTGCAGCTGGACGCGAAGCAACAGGGTCTGCCGCTGCAAAGAGGACTTCTGCTGCGCCGATAacttctgtatcagacacacggAGTTCGGCCCCGGACACGGAGTTCAAACGAAag gtacatcacaaagcaacactgtttGTGAAGAATGTGCCGAGGGCTTCGTCTCTAACTCATCTTGCGCAAGCGGACAGATAGTGCTCCTGCCCGGCTCCATCTACCACGATACGATGTGTGGCACCTGCGAGGATCTTGGAAATGgaggt ATGTCCAGAGCTTTCCTCTCGGGATTCTTCAGTATGCACAGGATGCGCGTggcaaaaatgtgcatcattaaCTTGG cATTCTTCTATGAACCACCAGCGCCAGGACCCGTCCACCGGGGAGACCctcatctgtgccaaatgtccaCCGGCACGCACATGGCCGCGCACTGCACAGCTGCCACGGTCACCAGGTGCGCGCCGTGCAAAGGCGAACTGTACACCGAGCCGTGGAACTACCTGCCCTGCTCTATTTGTGGGCCTGTCTCAGAGATAGAAATGTAtgatgttctgtaa
- the LOC121620075 gene encoding uncharacterized protein LOC121620075, which produces PRCLYCNNFCYEKQEVEKEYCSWTRSNRVCRCKEDFCCADNFCIRHTECGPGHGVQTKGTSQSNTVCEECAEGFVSNSSCASGQIVLLPGSIYHDTMCGTCEDLGNGGMSRAFLSGFFSMHRMRVAKMCIINLAFFYEPPAPGPVHRGDPHLCQMSTGTHMAAHCTAATVTRCAPCKGELYTEPWNYLPCSICGPVSEIEMYDVL; this is translated from the exons cccaggtgtctgtactgcaacaacttctgctatgagaagcaggaggtggagaaggagt ATTGCAGCTGGACGCGAAGCAACAGGGTCTGCCGCTGCAAAGAGGACTTCTGCTGCGCCGATAacttctgtatcagacacacggAGTGCGGCCCCGGACACGGAGTTCAAACGAAag gtacatcacaaagcaacactgtttGTGAAGAATGTGCCGAGGGCTTCGTCTCTAACTCATCTTGCGCAAGCGGACAGATAGTGCTCCTGCCCGGCTCCATCTACCACGATACGATGTGTGGCACCTGCGAGGATCTTGGAAATGgaggt ATGTCCAGAGCTTTCCTCTCGGGATTCTTCAGTATGCACAGGATGCGCGTggcaaaaatgtgcatcattaaCTTGG cATTCTTCTATGAACCACCAGCGCCAGGACCCGTCCACCGGGGAGACCctcatctgtgccaaatgtccaCCGGCACGCACATGGCCGCGCACTGCACAGCTGCCACGGTCACCAGGTGCGCGCCGTGCAAAGGCGAACTGTACACCGAGCCGTGGAACTACCTGCCCTGCTCTATTTGTGGGCCTGTCTCAGAGATAGAAATGTAtgatgttctgtaa